ATTCATAGCCCATCCCATGTGACAATCAATCTACTCTTACATCAATATTGataattcattaatttaaaTGTGCGTGGCGacacatggggaaaaaaaagggttaaACTGTTTAGGACAGGTGCAGCACTGCTTCATGTTTGGTAGGTGTActgcaacattttttaaattcaagtTCCTGGGAAAGAACAGAAGAGTTCGCTCTGTTGGTAAGTTTTGACCTTCAGTTCTACAACACAAACTAAGGCTCACCCCCTGATTTATTAAGGCCTGATTTATTAAGGCAAACCAGGTAAATTTAACAATATTTTTTAGGTTTGCATCTATAATGAAACATGCtttcactgtgtaaaatgtgattaaataaATTGCTTTTCCTTTCGGAAATCAGGTGCAAGGAGCAATTATTCTAATCATTTCATCCTTCATTATTGCACACTCTGGCTGACACTCCTCAAGATACATATTCATGCTAATCGTGCTAAATGTTTTGATAAATAactcttattttgttttactcATGATTTTACTAGAGCGCAACTGTATTATCAGCAAGTATGCATGTGTTGAAATCGTTTAACAGTGTTCCTTCATCAGGTGTCAGTTGCAATAGTTGCATATTATCCCTTTGTTGATTACTATACTGAGTGAGCTTTGTTATACCGGGCAGGGATGAAAGGTTCAGCAGATACACTTGGCTGGAGATTGGGAATTGAAagaaatatatacatatttaaaaaatggTGTTGAATTTAGTTGATTGAGTAATGGAATAGTCCTGTAGATCAAAATTAAATTCAAACCAATACCCGCCTGTAGTGTTTCACCACATGATTAATGCAGCACTTGAATCGAACCAGTCTTTTTCCAAATCCAGCATTAGTCCCACAGAGATTTAAAGGGGAGATGGAGGCTGAGTGATGTGGGGAGACGGGGCAGAGGTAGCACAAGGTCTGAGAGCTACTGGCCAGCATTCAAATGGGCTCCATGTCAAGCAGCAACTGTTCTGAAGATCACAGGTCTACATctgaactctgcagctcagctgttgACCCCGACGGCAGGTAAAAACAAAGGCCGTGTTTGTTCAGTAAGGCCGTGTCGAACAGACTGCTGTCATAAAGCCACACCAGGACACATCACTATAAGTGGCAGGTGTTAACTTTCAAAGAGCTGACTTTGCTGCTGTTCAAATGCATTGACAAACAGGAGGCGGTCCGGCTCAGACTGTGATTGTGTGGAATAATTAAAGTTAATTACAGAGTTCAACACAGGCACTGTGCCATACAGGCAAGTGAGAACACTATAAATTCAACTCGCAAGGGAATGTATTAATGAGCAGATCTTAAAACTCACCCTGGAAAAAAAGCATCATTCATCCAAATCTAGCAGAGTAATTTAAGAGCAGTGTATGTGCAATAGAGCAAGAAATGATAATGTTAATTAAAACTGCTCCGGCTACTCCTCCTACTCAATTATGGCACGAGTCGGTTCAGCACATGTTGCTTCCCTGTGCTTCTTCAGACTAGGGGGCGTTCAGAAATCTGATGGAAAATATCAAATGCTGGCCACTAGAGTCAAACACACAACGATTGTTCTCTTCCCATTAGGGAAACTCaaggctgaaaacacaacaaggaCTTTTGTCCAATCCAGGTCAAGCATGGGAGAGTGGAGTGTaggtagcacacacacagtactgttCACTCGGACAGAGCGACAGACACAGAGAATATGTGTTATCTAACCCCCCTTTTTGttccctctctttcattccCCTCAGCGAGCAAAACCAAAGGATTCCTCTAATCCAGGTGAGAGAAAGGCTCCTTAATCAGCCAATGATCAGGATTACATGTTACTAAAGTAGCTTACTACTCCTGGAGCTCATATCAACGACTGAGCCCTTTTCACCCCTGTAAATGCACTCTGAACGTTTATGGATGATGGAGCGCTCAGAGATCAGCAATGTGTTGATTTGAGTAGTTCAGCGGCTCTAAGCCTTGTTGTGGAGAAAAGCATCCTGCCTTATGTTTTGAGTACACCACTAACACCCCCAGGGGGCTATCAGATGCAATGTTTTGATATGTATCTATAAAATAACCATACAGCAGTGGAGAAGGGGATGCTCTGGTGCACGTTTATGGATAAGATGCTCATGGATATAGCTGACATAGTGATTCATTTTAAGGATGATTTTAGTTTTCCAACATGCCTGTTGTGAAACTTGCTCAGGGCAAAGACCCCATGATGTGCAGCAGTCACTGCCTCTGAAGCAGAATGCAACTAATGTATGTTATTTATAGGCCACAGCATACATGACACAGTGATGCCTGGATGTGCAGGCAGCATGAAGTGCAGCCATTGGCTAGCTGGTAGCTCAGCTGACTTCAGAAACGCCATGCAAACGGTGAAAGACACCAAGTACAATCAGCACACAGGGCGAGTGCACGGAGACTGGGGCGACTGACAGCAAATCATAAGCCCCAAACCTCCTGGCCTTTCGTGGCCTGAGCGCAGACAAATCATTCAAATGATGGGCGAAACAGTTGGTGTCCGAGGGCCTGTCAGCCAGGCTCCCCCGCAGGGCTGCActtgacttcagtgtttttctgtttttttggttttgtttattcTTCCCCACAGCATCCTTTATGTTATAAAAATAAGCAGCCACACGAGAGGACAAACACCCACTAAGCCATCTAGTAATGCttaaacagactgaaaaataataatgtctCACTGAGGAGAAGTGGAATCACGTATATGACCATTTGCTTTGTGactgaaaataacaacaaacatcaCTCACCTAAATGCAGCATCGTAGCTCGTCGGTCCAGCGatacatttaataaaaaacgagctgttagctagctaactcaCGGATAACTGGATTTTAATTATTCCTTTAAGCTTTTTACAAACGTAATTACACGAGATTTACACCGGGCTTTCCGCCTACAAAATTATTTTACACCCactgaaaaaatacatttacgaaaaacaaaagaaactttAGAAAAAGATTCGCGGTTCcgctgggttttttttcccctctataTATCCTACACGCTTGCCGCGGCGTTGAAAATCCCCACCGGAGCCGTCGAGCCTCGGTCTGTGTGAGAGACGGGCACAGAGCACTTGGTGTACGTGTTCCACTTCAGACGATGGTTTACAGATTTCCCCACTCGCTGCGCGGTTTGACGGCCCCAAGTTGTGCGACCGGCCATTCATGTGTACCCGAATAATGTCAGGAACTTATGTACATAATTTACAACGCACGACTCCAGCGGCCTTCAGCAGGTTCTCGTGAGTACTGCGCGCGCTCTGCCTGCCCGTTCTCACTTGCCACGGGGCTCACCATCATCCTCAGGACGAAGAAGACCGACCGTGAGCTCAGtccaccagcagagggcgctgctGATACGTGTTTATATCCACGGCTTGTTACGTGACTCTGATGCTGCATTCAAGCGCTTCTCGTAAACTTCAATGGCCGTTAAGCGCAAACGGGCGTTCAGCCGTTTTCCTATCATTGACGTTAACGAGAATGTAAGGacattttaacactttttatGGTTACtgcgttttttgttttttgtttttttagataAGGCAGATGAATGACTAgattaatcaaatcaaaagtAACTAATATCACAGTATGATAAAATACTAGATTGCAAGTGAAAGTTCTGCGTTCAACTCCTTACTAGACTTACAAATACACAAGTGTTAGTATTAGAGTATACTTGAAgtgtcaaaagtaaaagtactccttATGCAAAATGTTCCCACTgtgatatattttttaaatatactaACAATTTCAAATACTGTCAAGCAGATTAATTCACAAGAATGCAACATATTGTTTAAACTAATTAtgtgttttacatgtaaaatcTTGACATGAGGAGTaattacagctgtcagataaatgtaggcAGAGTATTTCCTGtttgaaatgtagaaaatggaaatgcttAGTTAAAGCACAAATACCTCAGTGTAGTGTAGTTctggagtaaaagtactgttCTGTAGTTGTTCTGTAGTTTTTTCTGTAGCATTGCGTAATATTGTCTAAGATAATCCCACTTTTGTATGTATATCTGTATTCATGTAAATGGTGTAAAAAGCACAGTATTTACATGTGATATGTAGGGAAGTATACGTGTAAAttagcataaaatgaaaatagtgCAGGTACCTCAAACTTTTACTTCAGTCTTTGATGTAGTTGGCTAAAGTCCACGACCGGTGAGCATGTATAAGTATATGTGTGGACATGTGTAAgcatatgttttcatttctttatatttCTTTTATGCTTCTCTTGTGGCATGTGCAAGCTGTGAACGATTTCCCTCCTCGGACACAAAGACTCTCTGTCTGTTCAGAACCTCTGTTTTTGTTCACTGCTCATATTCATGATGCATATAGGTGTCAAGTCTTGCTGCTATGACATTTCATCCCTATAAGCGAAATAAATATGCTGATATGCATCTCATATCAAACATTAATTGTGACATGACtactgcttaaaaaaaaaaaaaaaagagtaaattTGAAAGTAGGCTCACAGAATAGCAATAATTATGATGAAGTCCAGGTGATAATATGAACAATTATATCATTATTCTTCCTCCACTGTTAACTCgtggtctctgtctctccctttgtACAACCCACAGTCCTGCAcacaacactgaacacactcTTAAATCTACTGCTGGAAATCACGATTATTTCCAATAGCACTTTAAGGCGCCATAGCACATTTCAACGGGACAATGAAATTGATCGTGTTTGTCATAATAACGTTACAGCCTACCGATTGAGCGAGCAGCACGATTCTGTGCTGTCCCTGAATTCAAAGTCAGACCCTCGGTCAGACCTGAAATCCTCTACGTTCAGTGTGCAGTGTTTATCCCCACCATCACATATGCTCAGTGAAGCAAAAGCCTTGAGCAGAATGAACCGAGTAACCCCTGTAAGACCTTGACTTTTGTCGCCCTCTGGTGAATTTCTTCAAGTACGCCAGCCGACTCCTCTGAAGACCCatgacaatttaaaaaaaaaaaaaaaaaaaaaaaaaagacaagaaatatttgaacatttttattcatgagCATAGTTGTCACAATATAAAGAGACTGTAATGCTTTGTAGAAAAATCTTTACACGTAACAGAATTCGGACAGAGCAGCTAAAATGGACTTCAAACCAAACATATGAAATAAGACTTTTACTTCTATGCTTTTCCTACATGCCCGGTGGACAcactcaacatttttttttaaaaaaacacaaccacacattTAGGTTGAAACCTTATACAAAGCACTCAGTGGAAAGATGCTTGCAGGCCTGAGAGATCATTAAAACCATGGGTGGTATTATGATGAACCCACACTGTGTACGTTTCTAATAAAGTATTAAAATAAATAGTTTTATCAAAGTAAAGTGATGAGCAAGGCCAAATTTGTCATAAGAAATGTAAACATGTGGCAAGAAATATCTGCAATGCATCAAGTTCTAAATAAACAATGCCAACTAACACAAGGCATAACAATATCACTGAAATATATGTCACAGGATGAAAATATATTAAtgtatttaaatataaaatCTGCCAACAGGCCCCGGTGCTTCGGACATTTTAACTACTAGTGTACCTCAAATGTTTTTTCCTATGCTGACATGATTAGGTTTCCCAAAGCCTTAGTGTGAGACCAGTTAGGTGGTGTGGCTTTTACCTGCTGAACATTAAGTGTCATGCAAATGTCACAGTCCTGTTGCTCAATGATACTGACACCCTACAAGCGGGCTTGCAGAGAGGAAATACATCCATTTCCTACAACGGCTTTGGAAGACCTAAACCTAATCGTTCACTAGTCGCTGTTACACTTTGGTCATCAAGCATTTGTCCTCTCAAGATTCCCTTAACCATCgcaaacattttcattgcttCTACAACATGACTTCAGCTCAAAACCGGCTCACAAAGCTTAATTCACAAGTCCTCCACAAGTTCcagcagttttaaaaaaatatcaagTCCCAAGACAATCTTTGCAGTCAGCTCGAGCCTCAGCCAAGAGAGGGAAAATTAAAATGTGGCCCGGATCTTGTATGGTTTCAGTCACTCGGCAGTTCCCTGGCTTTCTATCAGTCATCTGGATCCACTGCTGCCGCACCAGGTGTCACTGCGCTGTTTGTATGCGTCAGGCAATTATCCTTCCAGGGGTGCCCGCAGTGGAATGCAGCCATCCATCTCTAGAGACTCGGGCCAGCCTTCATACTTGTTGCTGCTCTTACTGTTCTTCATACGCTAATGGAAACAACCACAGGCAAACAGAGCGTATGTCAACAACAGACTGTGATCAGCTTCTCACTGCTGGACGACCAACATGGAGCGCTGAACAAGAACTGGACACGCTTTAGAAATTTAATACCACAATTTGGCTTTACAAAGTCGTTGGTGATGTGTGTGGGGCCATGAAAGGTTTCCAAAGCATACTGGAAGTAATGAGAGAGTCATAATTTCTGACTTTCTCATAAGCACATAAATGTGTCAGCGACAGAGGATTTGAAAACAGGACTTTTTTAAGTGCTTTACCATGAATCATACTGCACAACTTCATTTCAAGCTGGGACGCTTTCTAAATAACagaatgcattcatttgcaaatgaactgtgtttactgacaacagctTTATGAAGCGCTACAAAGGTCAagtattaatatcctttatacagtcatgtgttcacaaagtggtgaacctcgctccatcctcgcttgtgaacgactgagcctttccaggatgtccctttcatacccaatcatgatactattacctgttaccaatgaacctgtttacctgtggaaggtTCCAAACATTCCACAACTTTGCCAGTTTTAgtcgctcctgtcccaacttgcttaaaacatgttgctgcatcaaatccagaataagcagatatttacaaacatcaatgaagctgatgaggtcaaacatgaaatatactgtctttgtggTGTTCTCGTTGTGGTATCTGTCAAGAAGGATTACCttatcatcacattctgtttcactTATATTTGACGTCCCAACTTTAAGGAATTACAGTCGTAACActgattaaaataataaaaagatgaaCAAGCTTGGAAGGTGGAAAAGTCATCAATCTCAGTGGTCAGAACAAGTCTTCAATACGCTTAAAGAAAATCAGCTGGCAAATACAAGTCTTATCATTCCTCATGTGTTGTCAAAATAACAGGATTGAATGTGAATATTCAATACGGTTATATGTTGCAGTTTAGTCTGTTGTGATTAATTATCTACAGAATACACTGCCACCAATACTACAAGCCTTACCCTTTTAATAATGCTCCATACGTGTGTCCTGCATATCTGTGAATGGCCTGTATCATGATACCATTGGAACTGTAAACAACAAGTCTTTGCACTTTATatgaggacagagggaggataTATTTTTCACTGCATCATTAAGCAGTGAACTGTAGGCAAATCAGCAGCACCTCAAAGGGGCTGATGAATCTCTGTTCAGCAATAAGAGTAACAGTAACATACCTGCTCAAAGGGACTCTTGTTCTCAATACCCTTGGCCCCAACAAACACCCAGCTGTCTCTGAAGGCCAGGTCTTTCACCACTGTGCTCCCGAGCTCCTCAAACAGTCGCCGAGACTCGTCGTTCAACCTGTCACCAGAGAGGAGGATAAGGCAGCAGGTTAATGTTTATCAGGTGGGTTGGCTGCTCTTCTAAGCAGGAGGGATACAGGTTAATGCATGTGCTTAACCACTGTTAACTGTTACAGAAATTAAATGGGGCTTTTAGAATTCTCAGTCGGCTCCTCCTGGACTTTAACGGCATCTCCGCAGCACTTTCTGGCTCAACTCTGAGGTGTAATCACTGCACAGCCGTGACATGTTTTTCAGACGGAAGGCCTTTAAGGGTAACAAGGAGGGATTTATGGTCGTGCTCCTTCTGTTACTCCAAAAAGCATCAAATGTTTAATAACAAATTAACCAGCCATcagatgtcattttaatgtaatactgaaaataaacaacttGATGTTTGACACCATAAGGGCGCGTTCTTGACTCCTcacctccttttcctctttcacagagTTTAACTTTGATCACAGGTGAACTGTCAGctgattaaatgttaaaactgacAATGGCCCTCCTGTTGTTGAGCTATTTAAAAGGGGTTTCTCTGTAGCAGTGCCACTTCAACATTTCATTCTACAATACATTTATTGAGTTATAACATGCAATATCCTTCAGCTTTATCTGACAACTTATCTCTGACAGTTGCTTTGAAATTTGTCTAAGGGGAGAAAATCAAGAGGGGGCTGCTGGACCTGAACGGATAGCACATCATGGATTCTTACTTTGTAGCTGGATCATCAAAGGAAGCCACGAACACGAGTGTTCCTTCATGAAGCGGCCGAAGAAACTTCAACAGGTCAGAAACATCTGAGGGCGAATATCAGATGTGTTATGAACTGTGGTTTATAGCTCGTTATTGCCAAGCCACATGTACCAGATGTGAAATCTATACTATATTAGTGTCTGGCTTTTATTACCTCCTGCCCACATATCAAATGTCTTTGTGGCCAAGAGCTCTCCCGTCACTCCTGGAGCAGAGAAACATGAGTCAGATGTTAAAATAACATAATTAATGGGAGCTTCAAATGTTAATGCAACACAGTTTGGTTAAAGGATGGAAGATGACACTGTTACCATTGACCAAAGCTATGTTGAGTCCTCGGCCAACATTGTTCTTCACACTGCTCACGAGCCTGCAAGACACGAACACGAGAGGCTGAAGCACCAACCGGGGCACTTCAGGAGAACATTTCGTTGCCTTCCACTTACACAGTAATCTACACACTTCAACACGCTGCGTGGCACtccagaaacaacaacaaatatatgtataaaaGACCAAGACTACAGACAGAAATGGggggcagacagactgaaagagtACTTGCATTCAGCTCCCCAGACAGACTTGGAGGCCTGGTTATGACagcaaagaggggaaaaaagaacagagtgtgaaacaaaaaaaagaaagaaagaaagaaagaaagaaagaaagaaaaaagaaagaaagaaaggaaaagagacagcagagacgtgGACATGGATAAAATAAACTGGTAAACACTGAATCTCACATCTTGTCCTCCAGGCAGATTTTGGGCCCGATGACGTTGGCAGCACCAGACACCAGACGGAAAGCCAAATGTTTTGGAGGACAGGGAGCTGAAAGTCCGCATTTATACCTCCGAGGGCGGAGTTCAGCTAAAACCAGCAGAACACAAGAGTCAGAGAAGGACGATAATAAGGATGCAACCTTACCATGCTGATACTTGGCAGGAGGGGTAGTCTTGAAATGGACATATCATAGAGTTTTGTCTACTTACCAGGTGTTGGTTCCTCACTTGCACCTGAAAAATACATAATTTTCAATCAAATgaaccacaaaaacacataaacacgcaTCAAGATTAAACCAACGCTTAAACCCTGCTGCTATCAATCAAGCTGAGAAAACCAGCGAATGTTGGCCATTTTTGTTTGCtatattttctgtcaatcatGGCTTCAGAATGACTTCTCTTACCGCTGAAGAAATGGCGCACAGATGAACCGCTCTCCTTTCCAAATAAAGTGTTTGCCAGCAGCCAGGTGAGCCCCACCAACAGCAGCAC
This region of Chaetodon auriga isolate fChaAug3 chromosome 10, fChaAug3.hap1, whole genome shotgun sequence genomic DNA includes:
- the fam3a gene encoding protein FAM3A, with amino-acid sequence MRLTGPLRAVAVLLLVGLTWLLANTLFGKESGSSVRHFFSGASEEPTPAELRPRRYKCGLSAPCPPKHLAFRLVSGAANVIGPKICLEDKMLVSSVKNNVGRGLNIALVNGVTGELLATKTFDMWAGDVSDLLKFLRPLHEGTLVFVASFDDPATKLNDESRRLFEELGSTVVKDLAFRDSWVFVGAKGIENKSPFEQRMKNSKSSNKYEGWPESLEMDGCIPLRAPLEG